The genomic stretch CCGTGCAGCTCTTTCCAGTTGCCCGGGTGCACCACGTAGCCGAACAAGGCATGACCGCCATACACCAGCTCGCTGCCTTCAGGAATCCACAACACCTGGCCTGGCCTGACCTCGAACATTTCACCGTCGGCCTGCAGCTGCAGACAGCCCTCGATCACGAAGATCACCTCGTCATACAGCACCGTCCACCGCACCTCTGCCCCTTC from Pseudomonas sp. S04 encodes the following:
- a CDS encoding ethanolamine utilization protein EutQ, whose protein sequence is MSPRAPGKARVLCIDQQDLTFTVRGGPPGAAYVARAVSNEVSPNIGVGFARWEGAEVRWTVLYDEVIFVIEGCLQLQADGEMFEVRPGQVLWIPEGSELVYGGHALFGYVVHPGNWKELHGLA